In Dermacentor andersoni chromosome 4, qqDerAnde1_hic_scaffold, whole genome shotgun sequence, the following proteins share a genomic window:
- the LOC126532393 gene encoding uncharacterized protein: MWALTPSVFANIHCNQSPLGYLGVPLDNFRNSGPHWTSTITTIRRKVTTWQGRDLSIFARAKACITFLASKLLYVLQVLHCSRVHVQAFHRIFTCFIWHSSWEAMRRDNFFLPLEKGGLGLVHLLVRQLVKRLFYLENVRHPLLLAVNRARLASHLPFLFVTTNFAQELPLWVFLKELVDTISFLKARFTLEYLFTVNRTSLNVALIDNLFPEPLYRKPYLSLFGQDVLCRVRRMCIAPAAKTFFFKLHTSTLPVKTWLQEKGLFVPWNTNCRLCNQPETIEHCFILCHDAFHFWDTLQRTLQKDFPLRYYGIWFLPFKKTASNTPHDLLMLLGLYSLWRSRMIDRHDEPPRSIRSIFREETAQVRSVVATYDPVPEWIARLDACVCLPEY; encoded by the coding sequence atgtgggCGCTCACTCCCTCTGTATTCGCGAATATTCATTGTAATCAGTCTCCGTTGGGATATCTTGGAGTACCTCTCGATAACTTTCGTAatagtggacctcattggacgtccacgataaccactattcgtcgaaaggtgacaacctggcagggacgtgatctctccatttttgcgagagctaaggcatgcattacatttctcgcttcgaagcttctttatgttctgcaggtcttgcactgctcacgtgtccatgtccaggcatttcatagaatatttacatgttttatttggcattcatcatgggaagccatgagaagggacaactTTTTTCTCCCACTTGAAAAGGGAGGCCTGGGTCTTGTGCATTTGCTTGTGCGACAATTGGTCAAGCGTTTATTTTACCTTGAAAATGTCCGTCATCCCCTCCTtctcgcagttaatcgagcacgtcttgcgtcacacctcccttttctttttgtcacgacaaactttgctcaagaactaccgttatgggtcttcctaaaggaacttgtcgacactatttcatttttaaaagccagattcacccttgaatatttgtttaccgttaatcgcacgtcgctaaatgtagccctcatagataaccttttccctgaacctctgtaccgaaagccgtatctgtctctatttggtcaagatgttctttgccgtgtccgtagaatgtgcatagcgccagcagcgaaaacgtttttctttaagctgcacacctccacactgccagttaaaacgtggcttcaggaaaaaggactgttcgtaccctggaatacaaattgtagactttgcaatcaacccgagacaatagagcattgctttatactttgtcatgacgcatttcatttttgggacacTCTACAAAGAACTCTCCAAAAAGACTTTCCTCTCAGATATTATGGTATctggttccttcctttcaaaaagacagccagtaatacaccacACGATTTGcttatgttattaggactttattcattatggagaagtcgaatgatcgaTAGACATGATGAGCCACCTCGCTCGATAAGGTCTATCTTCcgtgaagagactgctcaagtccgtagtgtggttgctacatatgatcccgtacctgaatggattgcgcgtctggacgcttgtgtttgtttgccagaataTTGA